The Streptomyces sp. DH-12 genome has a window encoding:
- a CDS encoding MFS transporter, whose product MTQQRVHNSPGLRAWLGLAVILGPVLLVSMDGSILFLAMPRMNQALSPTADQALWILDVYGFAVGSLLIAFGSIGDRYGRLKLLMIGAAVFGAGSAGAAFAPSPELLIAFRALMGVAGATLLPSALAVLSELFPDSRRRAQAIGIFAAAFAAGFAVGPIVGGTLLERFWWGSVFLINLPVIVVFLLFAPVLLREVRAARPGRIDSLSVATSAGGLLLTIYGLKDMAADGVSVLPAVTALLGVVLLTWFTLRQRHLEHPLIDFSLFRDRVFTIAIITGLLPLAAWSAAAYLAGVYLQSVLSLSVLHAALLALPGAAVLTVSCIVTPAVVDRIGKRAALVICHFSIAAGLVLLLPTTATGGIGWYIASTAIAGVGYGISFSVVADTAVGAVPTERAGSAGAIAETSNEIGNALGIAILGSLAALIFRLQGPDLAPTLDETLQLPGLAPAAVQEAKGAFVTGLHAAAVMAGVLHAALGAVALRWLPKPVPGGPTTDRVESKA is encoded by the coding sequence ATGACTCAACAGCGTGTGCACAACTCACCTGGCCTGCGGGCGTGGCTCGGGCTCGCGGTGATCCTCGGACCGGTCCTCCTCGTCTCCATGGACGGATCGATCCTGTTCCTGGCGATGCCGCGGATGAACCAAGCCCTCTCACCGACCGCCGACCAGGCGTTGTGGATCCTGGACGTCTACGGCTTCGCCGTCGGCTCCTTGCTGATCGCCTTCGGCAGCATCGGCGACCGCTACGGCCGGCTGAAGCTGCTGATGATCGGCGCGGCCGTGTTCGGAGCCGGGTCCGCCGGGGCGGCGTTCGCACCGAGCCCGGAGCTTCTCATCGCCTTCCGAGCGCTCATGGGGGTGGCCGGCGCGACCCTCCTGCCCTCGGCCCTGGCCGTGCTGAGCGAGCTGTTCCCCGACTCCCGGCGCCGGGCGCAGGCCATCGGCATCTTCGCCGCCGCGTTCGCAGCCGGGTTCGCCGTCGGCCCGATCGTCGGCGGCACCCTCCTGGAGCGGTTCTGGTGGGGCTCCGTCTTCCTCATCAACCTCCCCGTCATCGTCGTGTTCCTGCTGTTCGCGCCTGTCCTTCTCCGCGAGGTCCGCGCGGCTCGGCCAGGTCGCATCGACTCGCTCAGTGTCGCGACCTCCGCCGGAGGTCTCCTGCTCACGATCTACGGTCTCAAGGACATGGCCGCAGACGGAGTGTCGGTCCTGCCAGCCGTGACGGCGCTCCTCGGCGTCGTACTGCTGACGTGGTTCACTCTCCGCCAGCGGCACCTTGAGCACCCGCTGATCGACTTCTCCCTGTTCCGTGACCGCGTCTTCACGATCGCGATCATCACCGGTCTGCTGCCGCTGGCAGCGTGGTCGGCGGCGGCGTACCTGGCAGGCGTCTACCTCCAGTCCGTCCTGAGCCTGAGCGTCCTGCACGCGGCACTCCTGGCGCTCCCCGGTGCGGCCGTCCTCACGGTCTCCTGCATCGTCACGCCGGCTGTCGTCGATCGCATCGGCAAGAGGGCCGCGCTCGTCATCTGCCACTTCTCCATCGCGGCCGGTCTGGTGCTGTTGCTCCCCACCACGGCAACAGGCGGGATCGGTTGGTACATCGCTTCGACGGCGATCGCCGGCGTGGGTTACGGCATCTCCTTCAGCGTCGTCGCCGACACCGCGGTCGGGGCAGTTCCTACGGAACGAGCGGGATCGGCGGGCGCGATCGCCGAGACCAGCAACGAGATCGGCAATGCCCTCGGTATCGCGATCCTCGGGTCACTCGCCGCGCTGATCTTCCGGCTCCAGGGGCCAGATCTCGCCCCCACCCTCGACGAGACCCTCCAGTTGCCCGGCCTCGCGCCCGCAGCGGTCCAGGAGGCGAAGGGGGCTTTCGTCACCGGTCTGCACGCCGCTGCCGTGATGGCCGGCGTCCTGCACGCCGCGCTCGGGGCCGTTGCCCTGCGCTGGCTCCCCAAGCCGGTGCCCGGCGGGCCCACGACGGACCGAGTGGAGAGCAAGGCTTGA
- a CDS encoding DUF6227 family protein: MSVPYETAACEPPDSSDSPEEHLARLLGRTLNSFELPDETIRRLDRALAHDSSLHSAHHSAGLHRETYRHTWLLADGSALTLWELVHNTAPGSEPQHEVYVDEEELRTATARLPLPPETPDFELPVTTPSFPLPAVRHAYVPDDSPDHARRLLRRAENADRPDADMAALLATACAHRITQAFGRPPRSGRAALCFSLYEHAFLLGDGEEVSLWEVEHTVTPDGRHMCEVYTSEDAARRAMERRAAQGR, encoded by the coding sequence TTGAGCGTTCCGTACGAGACGGCAGCGTGCGAACCACCTGACTCGTCCGACTCACCGGAGGAGCATCTCGCGCGCCTCCTGGGCCGCACCCTGAACTCCTTCGAGCTGCCGGACGAGACGATCCGCCGACTGGACCGTGCGCTGGCGCACGACAGTTCCCTGCATTCGGCGCACCACAGCGCGGGTCTGCACCGGGAGACGTACCGGCACACCTGGCTGCTGGCGGACGGTTCGGCGCTGACGCTGTGGGAGCTGGTGCACAACACCGCTCCGGGCAGCGAGCCGCAGCACGAGGTGTACGTGGACGAGGAGGAGCTGCGCACGGCGACGGCGCGGCTGCCGTTGCCGCCGGAGACCCCGGACTTCGAACTGCCGGTGACGACGCCCTCGTTCCCGCTGCCCGCGGTGCGGCACGCGTACGTCCCGGACGACTCCCCGGACCACGCCCGCCGCTTACTGCGCCGGGCGGAGAACGCCGACCGTCCGGACGCCGACATGGCGGCGCTGCTGGCGACGGCGTGCGCGCACCGCATCACCCAGGCGTTCGGCCGCCCGCCCCGGTCGGGCCGTGCAGCGCTGTGTTTCTCGCTCTACGAGCACGCGTTCCTGCTGGGTGACGGTGAGGAGGTGTCCTTGTGGGAGGTCGAGCACACGGTGACGCCGGACGGGCGGCACATGTGCGAGGTGTACACCAGTGAGGACGCCGCGCGGCGGGCGATGGAGCGCCGGGCCGCGCAGGGCCGCTGA
- a CDS encoding P1 family peptidase, with the protein MKADALTDVPGVRVGHATRTGDGWLTGATVVLAPEGGAVAAVDVRGGGPGTKETDALDPRNLVQRVEAVALTGGSAYGLDAASGVMAWLEERGRGVRVGPEPTHVVPVVPAACVFDLGRGGDFRARPDAALGREAVEAAAAGDLGAPVPQGCVGAGTGAVVGQLKGGVGTASTVLSSGVTVAALVVANAVGSAVDLETGVLYGEYFGGRPRLPDPEVHRAARRRLADAAERNAPPPMNTTLAVVATDAELTRAQAQKVAGTAHDGIARAVRPVHLLNDGDTVFALATGTHPLDVKDPLALNEVLAAGADLVTRAIVRAVRAAGPVDGPGGAWPSYGELYGGG; encoded by the coding sequence ATGAAGGCTGACGCTCTGACGGATGTGCCCGGCGTGCGCGTGGGGCACGCGACACGGACCGGCGACGGATGGCTCACCGGCGCCACTGTGGTGCTCGCCCCGGAGGGCGGTGCGGTCGCCGCGGTGGACGTGCGCGGCGGTGGTCCCGGCACGAAGGAGACGGACGCGCTCGACCCGCGCAACCTGGTGCAGCGGGTGGAGGCGGTCGCGCTGACCGGCGGCAGCGCCTACGGCCTGGACGCGGCGTCCGGGGTGATGGCCTGGCTGGAGGAGCGGGGGCGCGGGGTGCGGGTCGGTCCTGAGCCCACGCACGTGGTGCCGGTGGTGCCGGCCGCCTGCGTCTTCGACCTGGGCCGCGGCGGGGATTTCCGGGCGCGGCCGGACGCCGCCCTGGGCCGCGAGGCGGTCGAGGCCGCAGCGGCCGGCGATCTCGGGGCGCCGGTGCCGCAGGGCTGTGTGGGCGCCGGGACGGGCGCCGTGGTGGGCCAGCTCAAGGGCGGGGTCGGCACGGCGAGCACGGTTCTGTCGTCGGGGGTGACGGTGGCCGCGCTGGTGGTGGCCAACGCGGTGGGGTCGGCGGTGGACTTGGAGACGGGGGTGCTGTACGGGGAGTACTTCGGAGGGCGGCCGCGTCTGCCGGACCCGGAGGTGCACCGGGCCGCGCGGCGACGGCTGGCGGATGCGGCCGAGCGCAACGCCCCGCCGCCGATGAACACGACGCTGGCGGTGGTCGCCACCGACGCCGAGCTGACCCGCGCGCAGGCGCAGAAGGTGGCCGGCACCGCGCACGACGGCATCGCGCGCGCCGTCCGCCCGGTGCATCTGCTGAACGACGGCGACACCGTCTTCGCCCTGGCCACCGGCACGCACCCGCTGGACGTGAAGGATCCGCTCGCGCTGAACGAGGTTCTCGCGGCGGGCGCGGACCTGGTGACCCGGGCGATCGTCCGCGCGGTACGCGCCGCCGGTCCGGTGGACGGTCCGGGCGGGGCGTGGCCGTCGTACGGGGAGTTGTACGGCGGAGGATGA
- the mscL gene encoding large conductance mechanosensitive channel protein MscL: MSDQEKTSLWQGFKAFLMRGNVVDLAVAVVIGAAFTNIVNSVVKGIINPLVGAFGTQNLDSYASCLKGPCEGTGDAATGVRILWGSVLGATLQFLITAAVVYFLMVLPMAKYLARVEARRKAKEGAREVVEVTELEVLKDIRDALVAQRAQGEGKSLRADGGGERTGDGR; encoded by the coding sequence GTGAGCGACCAGGAGAAGACCAGCCTCTGGCAGGGCTTCAAGGCCTTCCTGATGCGCGGGAACGTGGTCGATCTGGCGGTGGCGGTCGTCATCGGTGCGGCCTTCACCAACATCGTCAACTCGGTCGTGAAAGGGATCATCAACCCGCTGGTGGGTGCGTTCGGCACCCAGAACCTCGACAGTTACGCGTCCTGCCTGAAGGGCCCCTGCGAGGGCACCGGGGACGCGGCGACCGGGGTGCGGATCCTGTGGGGCTCGGTCCTCGGCGCGACGCTGCAGTTCCTGATCACCGCGGCCGTCGTCTACTTCCTGATGGTGCTGCCCATGGCGAAGTACCTGGCCCGTGTGGAGGCCCGCCGGAAGGCGAAGGAAGGCGCCCGCGAGGTCGTCGAGGTCACCGAGCTGGAGGTCCTCAAGGACATCCGCGACGCCCTGGTGGCCCAGCGTGCGCAGGGCGAGGGCAAGAGCCTGCGGGCCGACGGCGGGGGCGAGCGGACCGGCGACGGCCGGTAG
- a CDS encoding S-methyl-5'-thioadenosine phosphorylase — translation MANMANAEIGVIGGSGFYSFLDDVTEVQVDTPYGAPSDSLFLGEVAGRRVAFLPRHGRGHHLPPHRINYRANLWALRSVGVRQVLGPCAVGGLRPEYGPGTLLVPDQFVDRTKSRATTYFDGLPLPDGSVPNVVHVSLADPYCPTGRASALKAARGRDWEAVDGGTLVVVEGPRFSTRAESLWHQAQGWSVVGMTGHPEAALARELELCYTSLTLVTDLDAGAETGEGVSHDEVLRVFAANVDRLRGVLFDTVAALPATEERNCLCASALGGMDPGVELP, via the coding sequence ATGGCGAACATGGCGAACGCCGAGATCGGCGTGATCGGCGGATCCGGCTTCTACTCCTTCCTCGACGACGTGACCGAGGTCCAGGTCGACACCCCCTACGGGGCGCCCAGCGACTCCCTCTTCCTCGGCGAGGTGGCCGGCCGGCGGGTCGCCTTCCTCCCCCGGCACGGACGCGGCCACCACCTGCCCCCGCACCGCATCAACTACCGCGCCAACCTGTGGGCGCTGCGGTCGGTCGGCGTGCGCCAGGTCCTCGGCCCGTGCGCGGTGGGCGGCCTGCGCCCCGAGTACGGCCCGGGCACGCTCCTGGTGCCGGACCAGTTCGTGGACCGCACCAAGTCCCGCGCCACCACCTACTTCGACGGGCTGCCGCTGCCCGACGGCAGCGTGCCGAACGTCGTCCACGTGTCCCTGGCCGACCCCTACTGCCCCACCGGACGGGCGTCCGCGCTGAAGGCGGCCCGCGGCCGGGACTGGGAGGCGGTCGACGGCGGCACCCTGGTCGTCGTCGAGGGCCCTCGCTTCTCCACCCGCGCCGAGTCGCTGTGGCACCAGGCGCAGGGCTGGTCGGTGGTGGGCATGACCGGACACCCCGAGGCGGCGCTCGCCCGTGAGCTGGAGCTCTGCTACACCTCGCTGACTCTGGTCACCGACCTCGACGCCGGCGCCGAGACGGGCGAGGGCGTCTCCCACGACGAGGTGCTGCGGGTGTTCGCGGCCAACGTGGACCGGCTGCGGGGAGTGCTGTTCGACACGGTGGCGGCACTGCCGGCGACGGAGGAACGGAACTGCCTGTGCGCGTCGGCGCTGGGTGGGATGGATCCGGGGGTCGAGCTGCCGTAG
- a CDS encoding FmdB family zinc ribbon protein: protein MPTYQYQCTECGEGLEAVQKFTDDALTECPDCQGRLKKVFSAVGIVFKGSGFYRNDSRGSSSSSSPASSKSSGSSSSGSSSSDSGSGSSSSGSSGSSASTTAA, encoded by the coding sequence GTGCCGACCTACCAGTACCAGTGCACCGAGTGCGGCGAGGGCCTCGAGGCGGTGCAGAAGTTCACCGACGACGCCCTGACCGAGTGCCCCGACTGCCAGGGCCGCCTGAAGAAGGTCTTCTCTGCGGTCGGCATCGTCTTCAAGGGTTCCGGTTTCTACCGCAACGACAGCCGCGGCTCCTCGTCGAGCTCCTCTCCGGCGTCGTCGAAGTCCTCCGGATCCTCGTCGTCGGGTTCCTCGTCGTCGGACTCCGGTTCCGGCTCGTCCTCGTCCGGATCCTCCGGCAGCTCGGCGAGCACCACGGCGGCGTAA